The segment GAGATAACTCAGCAGCAGGCCGATCACCGCCGCGACGAACGGTGGAACGAGCACGCCCAGATTGCGTGCGTACACGGGCAGCGCTTGCACGTAGAGTGCCAGATCGAGCTTCTGCCCCCGTAAATTCATGCTACCCTCTGGCGCCTTCGAGTGCGTGGTGGCACGAGCAGTCGGCTTTGATGTCGGTCTGCTCGATGATCTTGTAGATGGCGTCTTTTACCCGCGCGTTGTTCTTATGGAACACTTCGATCACTTCGTGATGCGAAACGGGGGCCATGCCGTCGAGGCCGACGTCGTAATCGGTGATCAGCGAGATGTTTACGAAGCACATCTCAAGCTCGCGGGCCAGGTAGCTTTCGGGATACTGGGTCATGTTGATGACCTCCCAGCCCTGGCTTTGGTACCATTTGGATTCCGCTCGCGAGGAAAAACGCGGTCCTTGAATGACCACCACGGTGCCGCGATCGTGCGTCTCGATGCCCAGGCTCTTGAGCGCGCCGACCGCGATCGGCCGAAGCGTTGGGCAGTACGGGTCCGCGAAACTCACGTGCGTCGTGATCGGGCCGTCGAAGAACGTATCCTTGCGGCCGCTCGTGCGATCCACGATCTGATCGCAGACCACCATCGAGCCGGGCGCGACCTCGGTCTTGAGCGAGCCGCAGGCGTTGGGTGCGATGATCCGTTTTACGCCGAGCATGTGCATGGCGTAGAGATTCGCACGATAGTTGATCGACTGCGGCGGAAAGCGATGATCCTTGCCGTGTCGCGGCAGAAACGCGACCTTTTTTCCTGCAATCTCCCCGAGGGCGACCTTATCGCTCGGGGCGCCGTACGGCGTTTCGATCCAAACCTCGCGGGCGTTCTCGATCAACGAGTAAAAGCCCGATCCTCCAAATACGCCGATGTCGGCGCGTTCTGTTGTCTCCATGGTGGCCTCTGGTTCGAGGTAGCCGGTGCGGCCCCTCGA is part of the Candidatus Baltobacteraceae bacterium genome and harbors:
- a CDS encoding S-methyl-5'-thioadenosine phosphorylase; protein product: METTERADIGVFGGSGFYSLIENAREVWIETPYGAPSDKVALGEIAGKKVAFLPRHGKDHRFPPQSINYRANLYAMHMLGVKRIIAPNACGSLKTEVAPGSMVVCDQIVDRTSGRKDTFFDGPITTHVSFADPYCPTLRPIAVGALKSLGIETHDRGTVVVIQGPRFSSRAESKWYQSQGWEVINMTQYPESYLARELEMCFVNISLITDYDVGLDGMAPVSHHEVIEVFHKNNARVKDAIYKIIEQTDIKADCSCHHALEGARG